A portion of the Bactrocera neohumeralis isolate Rockhampton chromosome 2, APGP_CSIRO_Bneo_wtdbg2-racon-allhic-juicebox.fasta_v2, whole genome shotgun sequence genome contains these proteins:
- the LOC126750924 gene encoding probable cytochrome P450 313a4 gives MSILSGMETLIITAVILLLTASWRLYQKRKYYRGVTSKLPTVYGIPFIGIVYKMLDVNKIFHNFHIKHVLTSSEFFNKAEEVYKHFQNGVFNGLIVAPAKKWKADRKIISTFLAHNNNVAWIPAFNSISLKNKLERLVGQGEQDIYTIIKSTYAFKLFGVAFLSRTPHYNRVRKYLKDLVQSLTKKHLAQQLESEAMNNVVEDKQAMVDITVKAMRQGLFSEKQVVVEGFTMLAASYETSAAVLYTCMLMLAMHPEIQERVFQEIRSVFPIEVISVEYEDLKKLPYLDMFFSEALRLAPPISFIARKTAQDSEICPGVILPKGAQIAISIYELHRRKEIWGPDASRFNPDNFLPENIVKRHPYSYMPFSKGARNCLGFRYAEISLRIAVIHAVRSLKFSTTFKYEDIVHVPHISLRYKVQPPLSIEVRAN, from the exons ATGAGTATCTTAAGTGGAATGGAAACGCTGATTATAACGGCAGTTATTCTGTTACTCACTGCCAGTTGGCGTTTGTATCAGAAGCGAAAATACTATCGCGGTGTCACCTCTAAGTTGCCCACCGTTTACGGTATTCCTTTTATTGGAATAGTTTATAAAATGCTTGATGTAAATA aaatatttcataattttcatatCAAGCATGTCTTGACCTCATCTGAATTCTTTAACAAAGCCGAAGAAGTATATAAACACTTTCAGAACGGTGTATTTAATGGACTCATCGTTGCCCCAG caaaaaaatggaaagcCGATCGTAAGATTATAAGCACCTTCCTTGCGCATAATAACAACGTTGCCTGGATTCCTGCCTTCAATTCAATTAGTTTAAAGAATAAGCTTGAAAGATTGGTTGGACAAGGTGAACAGGACATTTATACAATTATCAAGTCTACTT ACGCATTCAAGCTGTTCGGTGTAGCTTTTCTATCCCGAACTCCACACTACAACAGAGTACGTAAATACCTCAAGGACTTAGTACAATCT CTCACTAAAAAACACCTTGCACAACAACTTGAGTCAGAGGCCATGAACAATGTCGTAGAAGACAAACAAGCGATGGTTGATATAACTGTAAAGGCCATGCGTCAGGGATTATTTAGTGAAAAACAAGTAGTGGTGGAAGGCTTCACAATGTTGGCTGCG TCCTACGAGACCTCTGCTGCTGTGCTATACACTTGTATGTTGATGTTGGCTATGCATCCCGAAATACAAGAGCGCGTCTTTCAGGAGATACGCTCTGTGTTTCCGATCGAAGTTATATCCGTAGAATATGAGGATCTGAAGAAACTTCCCTATTTGGATATGTTTTTTTCGGAAGCATTGCGTCTAGCTCCGCCCATATCCTTTATCGCACGAAAAACCGCCCAAGACAGTGAAATCTGTCCAGGCGTAATACTACCCAAAGGTGCGCAAATTGCTATATCAATTTACGAATTGCATAGGCGCAAGGAAATTTGGGGTCCGGACGCAAGTCGTTTCAATCCGGATAACTTTTTGCCCGAGAACATTGTAAAGCGGCATCCATATTCATACATGCCTTTCTCGAAAGGCGCACGGAACTGTTTAG gCTTTCGTTATGCTGAAATTTCGTTACGTATCGCAGTGATACATGCAGTgcgaagtttaaaattttccacaacTTTTAAATATGAAGATATCGTTCATGTGCCACATATTTCACTGCGTTATAAAGTCCAACCGCCATTGAGCATAGAGGTCAGAGCAAACTAA